A window of Metopolophium dirhodum isolate CAU chromosome 6, ASM1992520v1, whole genome shotgun sequence genomic DNA:
GCTATAGACAGGGTCGGCTGGAATGTCATAAAAAATACTGTACCTTTATAGTATACTAGGCTATACCTGTTTTTTATTCCCTCACCTACACTGCTGTACACACTATCTGTACGTTCGACCTCGTCTGGTCAAAGGTTGCTCTCTAATCTTACTTTCTATTTGGTATTATATTTCACCTTACAGCAGTCGAATGTCCTGCGAAAGCAAGCTGCGTGTTTTTAAGTTATTCCGTTCTACCGTGTGTGcagatgtatattattattgttaagtattacaatattattgggaAGTTTTAAGTCAGACTGGAATTACGTCACTACGATCACggcttttattggattttaacTAGTAAGTAGATACAACTCAtagatatttgtttaatattgtataggtataggtaagtacctcCTACCTACGTTTGAAAATTTGCAATTATTCAGATTTTAGTGGGATGAAGATTAGTTCATAGCATAAGAAGTATTGTAtatttagtataggtattataagtaggtaataaataaatcaaaaaaattgtatacaattttaggcaatatattgagttatattttgagtttgatATGCCTGATACAagcacactatttgttttctcacTCTGGCCCAAGTGCAATATACAAAAATTTACGTTTCGCAGAACGTTTCGAATTTCGCTGCAGTTATCAGCTTATCTGATAGagctaatagtttttaaaaaatgtgtaggtacctacctacctacgtagaTTATTGTGTCAAACTGTCAAGCGTTTCcattgataattaatatcatattatataggtacctttttattagtttattaccggatttataatacatacttaatataatcGCGTATTTCAGAATAACCTGCTGATATTTATATCATGAAACCTGATTCGGACAAACAGCAGGAAACAGTAGTTGACGCCGAGAACAACGGGGATCCGAACGGTTCCAGCGAAGCAGGCAGAGACAATAGCTCGTCGTTGGACCAGCTGCGCACGTGCTCACTGGAATTTATCCGGTCCGATCCGGGACTGAGGTACATCTACGACAAGGGTTTTGTAGCCGGTTTGTACGGGCAGAACCTAAGGCAGTTGGAAGCTCTAGTGTCGCGGGAATCTGCAGCAGGTGTGATGTCTGCGGACGCGGCGGTCGGATCACCGTTGCAAGCGGTTGGGGCGGACAGCTGGGCAACCATGGTCGCAACGGATACCGCCATGGAGTCGGCGCTGAACGCCGCGCTGAAAGTCGCGGCAAGTTCGTCGGCGATCGTATCTGGTATAAAACGGAGAATATTTCACGAACAACCGTAGTGACTTAGACGGCCATAACGGCCGACATGAAATTATtcctcatattatataattttattttattgttattgtaacatATAAGTAAGTACTACAACttcgattatattaaataatgtaaattgtaatacatatacattttgagttcatttaataaaaaaattatactaaaaaattgaattatctaTTTGTAATAGGTATGTACTCTTAAGGCTGAACTATTTTTTACCAATAAAAAGTCagctttatttatattacgtattttttcTTTGCGACTTTGGGTATAAAtagttaacatatttatttctttatgcGTATTACTAGTCAAAGTatctttattattgtttatattacttataaaagtattttcatcTTTATTTGTAAGCAAAGTACATTCATTCCTTTGTCCATGATTTTTCCTCTTCTTACTGACACTCAAGTTTTGTTCAGTGGGAAATATTTCTTTATGAGTCTGGTTAAAAGTTTTGATCTTGTCATTGAAAGAAGAACACCTTCTACTATTCTTTGTTATGTCATTTTTCACATTATTCATGTCAgtctgaaaaaaaaagtttttggttaagatcaataaaatatatatatcaatatagacAAATTACAAAACAGTTGAGTGTtacttaattacttttataatacatgaaaaaataaccacccatttattttaacatcaaaattgtttttttataaccaataattaaaatttacagtttttaataccTTTATTGTCTAAAGGTTATAGTGAATTtcaataagaattattattaattaattttatgttgtaaaggcattttttatataactaagGAAGggtcttacattttttttattgtcacttaataacattttacttaTGTTTAAATGATTGTAACTTAAAGacatgatatttattttgtaacggtcataatatgttgaaaattaataatagatttttcTTTACTCAAgatagtaaaatagttaatattgaaaatatagctATTGGTAAATTGCACATCAAGTATTTATGAAGCAATTTAAGTAGCCCACTAAAGAAAGTATACATGGGCTTttacttcattattatttaatatttcaggtttaatagttaatattcaataatgggATGGACAATTCACCATTATTGCACTTAGCACCttgaattttcaaacattaactatgaaaattgaacattttatacattatttactacaaaataataattaaattttaacttgatacattttgtcaagatttgaacttaaaattcttctaaaaaaaactgtgaattaggatttttgtatttttcaaatgtcattctaacaatatattaggagccttgtatcaaatgttcaagcttttttacccaacaaataaagttttattgatattcatagaaaaaagactaatacaattggaaaaATTTtctcctaaacagttcaaaacaaatcaaaatattttgaaaattttatcgtgtacaagaaatgcaaatataaacgaccagtgaaaatgtcatgcatatacgttaatttgttttacagttACACCAAaacccaaaatcgattttatgagaaaccgattttgcgtaaaaattccagtttttccttaattttttatgttgtttttcccggcacttttaaaaattattggaaattttaaaatttgacctctaATAACTGTATAACTGCTATTTTTGCTAAAACGTTTGTATCAGCGTTTTATATTCAtgatgcaatttttaaaatattttgaatttttttgagctattaataaacatttaaacttatttcagtttatatttttaaatattcttaaattgttGGTCCAGTAAAATGCTTGAAATCGTATATTGTGTTGCAAGGGcaggaagtgagctatttcagtcgcgagtgccgcatttcgcccaatactgaaattgccttcccgcacgaaccacacatactattttttgtcacgcctctgcgttcattgaTCGCGCCATCACTGCAAAAGGTAATTCAGGctaggatctatgcaacaaccagactattctacggAGAAACGTCGTTTTCGAACGCTTCAACCTTCATCGAAAACtcaactttcggtgcaggcatGACAAGTTTCCTGATAAGGTATAAATTAGAGTAATCTTATAATGGTTTGTTATATTCCCGCCTCGAAGCGTAAAAACGTTATAGCCTCGCCACTAATATACTTCAAAAAAAGTGGTACCTAATGACAttgataggtatatatttatataaattaggtcTCCGGAATTTACAATGAGCACTTGTGTTAACAAATCTTGTAGATTAATGttcataatagttaataatatatgagataataatataaatacatacttaatataaatcTGTAAATCGAATGACAACGATAAAAAACGTACTAAGACCCCCCACAGTTAGTGTTTTACCAGTtgattaatggtttttaaacaacccattactatatattatgtagtacctaTAGTGTATAGTAATTGTGTatagtcttataatatataatagctcGATAATTCTTAGTCACTCAATTTCATGCTTCTGTACAATAAGTAGTTTTACTAGCCTAAATAAccaaatatactaaaatacagaaaatgatatctataatatcataataactatttttgtaaccaatggcaaccaataccataaacaaaaaaaaaatatatgaatataaaaaaaaaaatataaaatatatttgtgtgaTCCATAATTTAATGAATCAGTGAGGTGTAAGTATTATCTATGGCAATATTTATGGGATGAAAAACGAAGCTAAAAACCCTCCCAGTCTCAAAGAATCaatttatatgacttttatataaaatggtCCAATGGTAATTGAGTCTAAGAAGACAATGAAAGAAagaatagtttatttataagtaataagtatagatTAGCACCAGAAGTTTTAATGTTGACAAAAAAGTAAATTCATGCaaaaagaacaattttagtttatatataataattcaaaatgtattaactgtaGGAAATAGAAATATTCTACTGTTACTAGATTATAACTCAATgcagtttttcaaaatatttagattagttttaagttataacttataacctatttatactATTGGTACTAAGTTCTAAGGTAAGTTGGTAGGTTTtgactaaaaaatgtatagcaattatatacctatgatataaatatttactattataatattatggaataatataatgaaccCGATATTTTCTGGCAAAAAGGAATTCAATGTACTGTATTACTAATTATAGTAAGATAAATTGCTAtattagcaatataaatataaaataaaatatacatttttgtatattttaaagatttttagagcattttgaagttttttctaaattaaaatttaaaatgttgttttcaaatttgcacatgtttttacatgatttttataataaatatatgatctaaagtctaaacctataggtatataaaaaaaatagtttattttcagattaaataagTAGTCCAAATGAGTTCTGTCTGTGAAACTTTTATGCAATCattcaaaagtttaaaatgtataaaatataattagaatttatatctttaatattaagaataaaaataatttagtgcactatttagaattgttagggcatttttaagtttttttagaacattaaaatcatcaataataataaacgataatCAACCTAGAAAAATCCAAGAGGGAGTCTACTGCCCCTatatgacccccccccccctgtagACGCCATTGATTAGCGGCCCGTGTGCAATTTTTCACTGGCCCATGCTACATTTCAAtttagtttgtaaaaatataaaatgttaagatttttctgtattttattttattatatccataaaattattaaaatcgatataatgtttaacgtagatataaattcttatctagAATTGAACtatcaaatgtaaataatattatattatttagagatatttttttttttgctttctatGTTCTCTGGCCCTCTAGTAGCATTGAATTACCCATCCCTGCtctagatgaaaaaaatatcactacttgccttaaaaattattcacttttattttaattgcttaCCTAGTAAGTAGATATTTCCATTTTCATACAATTTGATTATAATGctctatagtttatactttacaaATGCTTTGAACCCACCCAGCaaccattgaaaataaaataaagactttatattctttttttactTCAGTAAaagatgtattattaataattaaaataataacatttttctttatgggtatacttaaaaaaaaagcacatcaatataatattatgtatcatgcAGTAAAAATGTACACCAAaagataacatttattaaacacACAGGGTACACTGGTTAGGTATAATAACACATTGagagatataatattaccatagaaTAACATACTACTATACCATAACAATATAAGATTATAAGCATTATGAATTCTAATATGCCACATAAATAttgtggaataataataataatcatgggCGTAGTATGCATGGGGCATGGGGCTATGGGGCTACTGCCCCTCAACGGGGTTTACtttcatttaaaacattttatcattttaatgtttttaaaattttccctGAAATTCATTAAGGCTTCAAATCTTtgcagtataatttttattgaaaatattactgtacttacatacatatacatatttgtttatGTATGATAATGTGATAAtctgtctaaaaaaaaaaagcaaattttGAACACtggattttaaatacttatttaaaaataatagactgTGTAATAAATTGCATGAAAAATAGGTTTTCTGTAGAAAGTCTAAAAAACTGTGTAGGAGTGgctaattttatacaattaaaatattatgaagagAGTATTGAGTTTGTTAATAAATTTGAGTTACTTGCACATGaagtttaaaactataatatatcaagtttaatatgaaattaataaaaatgttgtttttttttttaaatttactttccataaactattatacataaGTCCAGAAAATTTGATGgtcgaaataatattactaaaaaatatggTAAGTAAAGAAAACTTTGAAATGGATGACATCATATCCATTGTTACAACAATATTTCTccaaatttttataaacttttactatacaaatatcCTCTACTTTATGTGAACGTTAATTTTCTGTAATAAGGTGAATAAAGAATTGGACTTGAAATATAATGACAAATGAGATAGGTTTGCTAACTTGTGAATACTCCATATAGCagtaaaaactgaaaatgtactcaatattttttcagagaAACACAGATGTCtaagtttgaataaataattcaattttaattgttttatcttttatgtattgtaaaataaaatgtcaggTTAAGAAGTagtcaaatataaattttttttttctataaaatgttcTCTTTCCCTTTAATTCATGTTAAACATAAGGAGTTTTTGGAAAACATTTTTCTGTCCCAACAGATAATTATACCAAACTACGCCcatgaataaataatacattattagtatataaaaaaaaatacattcatacaATTTCTGCTATGTAAATGGAATAGTTTAACATCAAAAGaaactcaatattatataatacaaattcatcATATTGACTAATTAAAATTGGTACACACATAGCATGATAAAATGTACAACCTTCCTTGGCTTttcgttaaataattattaaaatacacatagattttaattattgagaCATTCATACAACAAAATGTTACATTAAGTGCAAGCAATTtcttaaaatagttataaccaTAATTAAAgctgttaactaaaatatttaaaccatttATCAAACCGATTTTTTCAACAGTTTGATGTTTCTGGTACCCAAACCCATgataattcatttttgttttgacAAATATTAACCTGTAAATTTACCAAGCTTACATAATTACATCTATAAATTTAttcatgattatatttttattaaattatgtgttgTGTTTGTGTTGCTTGTCTGTATGTAAATGTGTTAATGAAATACACTTTATGTACAAGACGAATCAAATCCtggattatttttcaatactttcACTAAACATGTGTAAACATTGGTAAATTTTAGAAGTATCATAACTCTTGTCtcttacttaatattattgatatattcaaatattttaaacttatgttattatgtattattatttatttagatacagTAAATGGCAACAGTATGTTATTGATGGAAAATatgcaagtataatataataaataatttgtcttGAATCATTCCTGCTAATGTTATACTCTGTGGATTTTAGTCCAAATTTTCACCTCTCAAATTGGTTTTACTTTACTGTGGAgctattacaaataaatttgaCCGGATTAGAATTAATTGTAATCGTGAGTGTTTTGTATCACAAAATACACCAAGTAATGAAGACTTTttcaaagatttaaaattataaaacattaacaatattattaaataaaaatgttttactgcTAAACCAAATTAAGGCCATCAAAAGATTCAAATGCTTACAAACCACtagttgtttaaatattttgaatatctgtgaataaaaatatcaatttattttgtcagAAAAGTATAAGCCAACGTCAGTAGTTTTTTGATAGTATTTAtctaaactatatttaatatttttgtgtgtatataaaattatttagttttttttagtatcaTTAAGATGTATATCatgatatgcataatatttacagagtattatgttttatgaataCATAGATTTTAACTAAATACGTTTATTAGTTGTATACTAATTGGAAATGTATTAAGATAAATTGCCAACTGTGTattatcaaaattcaaagtgttagaaaattgtttattgtatttaaatattacaaaatataatgttgcaTATTTGGTAATGCAAcaaattgcattaaaatatttaaatcattagtaaaatatttttgacttcATATTATGTTAGATCAATAAACAGCCAGCAAACTGTTTGCTTCCATTACCGCCAcgaaaacacataatatattgaaagtGGTAAAAAATTGTGGCTAATAGTTAACTATAATCAACCAGAAAAACTGTTTCCGTATGTTAGAAGACGTTGTTTAGGTTATGCTGTACTATAATTAAGACATGCtaagtacttacatttttataaaataaaatattaattacacacAGTTTTGTGAAATCACAGGCCACCGATTAGTAcagaatttcaatttaatttatactcttaatttataatttaaacacagtacatataaagtaaataataatacataatatattaaacaatagtaaacataaatattttaaacaatcttGAATGTATGGttgagattattattttatacttatagtaCACGTTCATATCCATTTGAGTAGCATTATATGCGTGAAAATATAAATGGTGGAAAACGATTATTAGTTAAATCGTATTTTAACCTTTACTTTGTTGACTCGGCTTTGATaaacaatttgataatttacatattacaatTACCAGTTCTGTttggatttatattttgaagtttcTAAAACCTgtagataaagaaaaaaaaattaaaaatagtatcagaAGTTTTAGGGGCCTTGCTAGTCCCTACAGCAATTATTTAAGAAGCAACATTCAGGCAATTTCTTGTCTTAGTCGTCCGGGATCTATGAGTTAGCTGTAAATGATTGTTTAAGAGAAATTCAATGCTGGTACCACTTTCGTATGcgtataaaccatttttaacaAGATAAAATATGATCGTAAATTCTACTTAATAGatagtcaaaataaaaataaaaatttgaattgtatttgtttaaacaaattaaggtaattaaattaaatgataaaaactgTAGAATTCGTTAAAATATCTTTGCACAATTTGTAATTTCATATACAATTTGATAAGTTAGTTTTGAATTcggaaatgtaatattattaatcttctTAACTCACTATTTTAGTGTGACTcacaaattgaattttaatacagtaatatcaagaaaataaagtataatagaattaatattttaacagttttttaggtatttgtttgttatttccTTTTTAATCTTAACTGACCAGTGCATACAATTTATCACACTGCCACCAGTAAACCTCACATCAGTAATTGACAAACAGTCTTTATCTAATatatctaaaatttcaatattcatGATCAATATTTctctatatttctataacatcTTACTTTTAGGTTGGTCAAGTATGtgatcaatttataaaaaagggGTAAatactacttataatatttttaataatattataatcatattagtATGTAGTCCACTTGTCGTTATATTgtagatatgtataatttaaagtgAGTATTTAACCTATCTTGCGAAAGTTATTagctaattataaaatattgttaaaaattaattttattgatttatttcctgcaatatttaatattggcattcaatttttacaacaaaaatatatacttaaaactaataaaatgtatgatatttaatGATCTTTATAAGACTGtcttatttttttcatgtttaattatgagatatttcctaattaaattattaccaatGCCACTATTAATtgtaatgaacatattattatttgaaagttttgtaatggtattatattataaaaaatatcatagtaCAACGGACAGTCACTCCAGTGTCGGGGCAATAATAAACAAGTAcctactgttttaaaaaaaaataatttaaatgctcAATAAGTTAACTTACTTGAAGCATG
This region includes:
- the LOC132946648 gene encoding uncharacterized protein LOC132946648; amino-acid sequence: MKPDSDKQQETVVDAENNGDPNGSSEAGRDNSSSLDQLRTCSLEFIRSDPGLRYIYDKGFVAGLYGQNLRQLEALVSRESAAGVMSADAAVGSPLQAVGADSWATMVATDTAMESALNAALKVAASSSAIVSGIKRRIFHEQP